The Immundisolibacter sp. region GACGTTTTCTTTCTCAGCCTGCAACAAAAGTAGGACGGCTAGTTCCCGTGGTTCCTGCAGGAAAAAATCCGCAGCCTGAACGTCGGCAAGGTTAGAGCCGAATATTCTAAAACCCAATGGATCACTGCGGCCTGTGGGTCTTCAGCCAATCCTTCAGCGCGGCGTCCAGCCGGGTCTGCCAGCCAGCGCCCGTGGCACGGAAACTGGCGACGACTTCGGATGACAGGCGAATGGAGATGCGCTCCTTGACCGGTGCTTTTTGCGGTCCGCGCGCGCGGCTGGAAAGCGTGTTGCGCAAGGATTCCGGCAGGCCGGAGAAGGGCACGGCCCGTTTGAAGTCCTCTTCGGTCCATTCCGGGTTGTCGTCCATCGGGTCAAGCTTGGGCTTGGAACTCATAGCGTGCCACCTCTCGCTGGTTGGCCTTGCGGAGGCTGATGACGCGGATTCCTTGCGGAACCCCGACGTACACCAGCGCATGTAAGCGATAACCGAGATAGCCCAGGGCGCGGACACGGGTTTCTCCGTAATCGCGCCGGTTATCGACGGCATAAAAAGCTGTTTCAAAATCGAATTCGGCGGCGCGCGCAAACGACAGTCCGCGCTCGCGAATGTTCCGTTCGTCCTTGACCGGGTCGAATTCGATTCGCATGGCTGTATTGTATAGACAAAATATCCTGGCAGGGCCAGAGGGCGATGATCGGGGGCAGCGCTATCAGTTCGGCGAAAACTCGCGCAAAGCCAATGCCTCGGTCGGCGCGAGAATCCGCACTCCGAGCGCCGACAGTGCATCGGCCAGCACCAGCAGGTCCTTGTCGCCGGTCACCAGCCAAGCCGGCCCGGATGAGTGCGGCATGTGCCGAAGCACCGTTAGCGCTGCGGTGCATGCGCGCAGAGCGCTAGGGATGTTCTGAATAATCCGATTCCGTTCATGGTTCGACAAGCTCACCACGAACGGAATCAGCGGCTTACCGTTCGTCCTGAGCTTGTCGAAGGACTTGTTCAGAGCATCCCTAGCGCTGCCGCAGGCGAGAGAATCCGCACACCGAGCGCCGACAGGCTATCGGCCAACACCAGCAGGTCCTTATCGCCAGTCACCAGCCAAGTCGACCCGGCCGCCAGTGTGGCGTGGATGAATTTGTCGTCGGTGGGGTCACGGCAGAAGTTTCGCGCTGCGATCGCGGGCGAAACCACAACCTACGACGCGACGGATTCGATGTCCGCCAGTAGCTCTTTACGCTGTTCCAGCGAGACGTATCGGTCAAACCGTGGCCGCCACAGGCGTTGTTCGAGTTCTTCGAAGGTCTGCGCCGAAAAAACCGGCTGACCGGATCGCGCCACATGGCGTGTCAACTGGCCGGGCGGCCCCGTGCGCGTCAGAAAACCCGCTGTTCCAAACATTGGTGTCAATCACCACGCCCGATG contains the following coding sequences:
- a CDS encoding putative toxin-antitoxin system toxin component, PIN family; protein product: MVSPAIAARNFCRDPTDDKFIHATLAAGSTWLVTGDKDLLVLADSLSALGVRILSPAAALGML
- a CDS encoding BrnT family toxin → MRIEFDPVKDERNIRERGLSFARAAEFDFETAFYAVDNRRDYGETRVRALGYLGYRLHALVYVGVPQGIRVISLRKANQREVARYEFQAQA
- a CDS encoding BrnA antitoxin family protein, which encodes MDDNPEWTEEDFKRAVPFSGLPESLRNTLSSRARGPQKAPVKERISIRLSSEVVASFRATGAGWQTRLDAALKDWLKTHRPQ